A single Glycine soja cultivar W05 chromosome 14, ASM419377v2, whole genome shotgun sequence DNA region contains:
- the LOC114384942 gene encoding probable WRKY transcription factor 20 isoform X2, whose protein sequence is MDGTTNSGEPRSSSVLQNTGASEDPNRSGSGQNSMARYKLMSPAKLPISRSPCITIPPGLSPTSFLESPVLLSNMKVEASPTTGSLRKLQQTMHGSMASAAFPVTTACFDTNTVDDRKSSFFEFKPLSRSNMVPADFNNHVSKQSTQVEGPGKTQSFASSPLVESEIAVPSNELSLSSPVQKVSSSASAPVDVDLDDINHKGNTATGLQASHVEVRGSGLSVAAEKTSDDGYNWRKYGQKLVKGSEFPRSYYKCTHPNCEVKKLFERSHDGQITEIVYKGTHDHPKPQPSCRYSTGTVLSIQGERSDKASMAGRDDKATAMYGQVSHAAEPNSTPESSPVATNDDGLEGVAGFVSNRTNEEVDNDDPFSKRRKMELGNVDITPVVKPIREPRVVVQTLSEVDILDDGYRWRKYGQKVVRGNPNPRSYYKCTNAGCPVRKHVERASHDPKAVITTYEGKHNHDVPAARNSSHDMAVPAAAAGGQTRTKLEESDTISLDLGMGISSAAEHRSNGQGKMLHSEFGDTQTHTSSSNFKFVHTTSAPVYFGVLHNSSNPFGSRDNRSDGPSLNRSSYPCPQSMGRILMGP, encoded by the exons ATGGACGGCACCACCAACTCCGGCGAACCCCGCTCCAGTTCGGTGCTCCAAAATACTGGGGCATCCGAGGATCCGAATCGAAGCGGGTCGGGTCAGAATTCGATGGCGAGGTACAAGCTGATGTCACCGGCGAAGCTTCCGATCTCGAGGTCGCCGTGCATCACGATTCCTCCGGGGCTCAGTCCGACGTCGTTTCTGGAATCCCCGGTTCTTCTTTCCAACATGAAG GTGGAGGCTTCACCAACTACAGGGTCCCTCCGTAAGCTCCAACAAACAATGCATGGTTCTATGGCCTCTGCTGCATTTCCAGTAACCACTGCCTGCTTCGATACCAATACTGTTGATGACAGAAAATCAAGTTTCTTTGAGTTCAAACCACTCAGCAGATCTAATATG GTTCCTGCAGACTTCAACAACCATGTAAGTAAACAATCTACTCAAGTAGAAGGTCCAGGAAAAACTCAATCATTTGCTTCCTCACCATTAGTGGAAAGTGAGATAGCAGTTCCTTCTAATGAATTAAGCCTATCATCACCTGTACAAAAGGTTAGTTCTAGTGCTAGTGCTCCTGTTGATGTTGACTTGGATGACATTAACCACAAAGGCAACACAGCTACTGGGCTTCAAGCATCACATGTTGAGGTTAGAGGCAGTGGACTTTCAGTTGCAGCTGAGAAAACATCTGATGATGGATACAATTGGCGAAAATACGGGCAAAAGCTTGTTAAAGGAAGTGAATTTCCTCGCAGTTATTACAAATGTACACATCCCAACTGTGAagtgaaaaaactttttgagcGCTCTCATGATGGTCAAATCACTGAGATAGTTTACAAGGGAACACATGATCATCCTAAACCTCAACCAAGCTGCCGATACTCTACCGGTACTGTTTTGTCTATTCAAGGAGAGAGATCTGATAAGGCTTCTATGGCTGGCCGAGATG ACAAAGCAACTGCTATGTATGGTCAGGTGTCTCATGCTGCTGAGCCCAACAGTACTCCAGAGTCATCACCTGTTGCAACAAATGATGATGGTTTAGAGGGTGTTGCCGGGTTTGTGTCAAATAGGACTAATGAAGAGGTTGATAATGACGATCCCTTCTCAAAGCGAAG aAAAATGGAACTTGGAAATGTTGACATCACTCCAGTAGTTAAGCCTATCCGGGAACCACGGGTTGTCGTACAAACTTTGAGTGAGGTTGACATATTGGATGATGGGTACCGCTGGCGTAAGTATGGCCAAAAGGTTGTGAGAGGCAATCCTAACCCAAG GAGCTATTACAAATGCACAAATGCTGGTTGCCCTGTCAGAAAACATGTGGAGAGGGCATCTCATGATCCAAAAGCAGTGATAACCACATATGAGGGTAAACACAATCATGATGTACCAGCTGCAAGGAATAGCAGCCATGACATGGCAGTACCAGCAGCTGCAGCAGGTGGACAGACAAGAACTAAGTTAGAAGAAAGTGATACCATTAGCCTTGACCTTGGAATGGGAATTAGCTCAGCTGCTGAACATAGGTCAAATGGGCAAGGGAAAATGCTGCATTCAGAGTTTGGGGACACACAAACTCATACTAGCAGTTCCAACTTCAAGTTTGTTCATACTACCTCAGCTCCAGTATACTTTGGTGTTCTACATAACAGCTCAAATCCCTTTGGTTCTAGAGACAATAGGAGTGATGGTCCATCTTTAAACCGTTCCTCATATCCATGCCCACAGAGCATGGGAAGAATACTAATGGGTCCATGA
- the LOC114384942 gene encoding probable WRKY transcription factor 20 isoform X3 — protein sequence MHGSMASAAFPVTTACFDTNTVDDRKSSFFEFKPLSRSNMVPADFNNHVSKQSTQVEGPGKTQSFASSPLVESEIAVPSNELSLSSPVQKVSSSASAPVDVDLDDINHKGNTATGLQASHVEVRGSGLSVAAEKTSDDGYNWRKYGQKLVKGSEFPRSYYKCTHPNCEVKKLFERSHDGQITEIVYKGTHDHPKPQPSCRYSTGTVLSIQGERSDKASMAGRDDKATAMYGQVSHAAEPNSTPESSPVATNDDGLEGVAGFVSNRTNEEVDNDDPFSKRSRKMELGNVDITPVVKPIREPRVVVQTLSEVDILDDGYRWRKYGQKVVRGNPNPRSYYKCTNAGCPVRKHVERASHDPKAVITTYEGKHNHDVPAARNSSHDMAVPAAAAGGQTRTKLEESDTISLDLGMGISSAAEHRSNGQGKMLHSEFGDTQTHTSSSNFKFVHTTSAPVYFGVLHNSSNPFGSRDNRSDGPSLNRSSYPCPQSMGRILMGP from the exons ATGCATGGTTCTATGGCCTCTGCTGCATTTCCAGTAACCACTGCCTGCTTCGATACCAATACTGTTGATGACAGAAAATCAAGTTTCTTTGAGTTCAAACCACTCAGCAGATCTAATATG GTTCCTGCAGACTTCAACAACCATGTAAGTAAACAATCTACTCAAGTAGAAGGTCCAGGAAAAACTCAATCATTTGCTTCCTCACCATTAGTGGAAAGTGAGATAGCAGTTCCTTCTAATGAATTAAGCCTATCATCACCTGTACAAAAGGTTAGTTCTAGTGCTAGTGCTCCTGTTGATGTTGACTTGGATGACATTAACCACAAAGGCAACACAGCTACTGGGCTTCAAGCATCACATGTTGAGGTTAGAGGCAGTGGACTTTCAGTTGCAGCTGAGAAAACATCTGATGATGGATACAATTGGCGAAAATACGGGCAAAAGCTTGTTAAAGGAAGTGAATTTCCTCGCAGTTATTACAAATGTACACATCCCAACTGTGAagtgaaaaaactttttgagcGCTCTCATGATGGTCAAATCACTGAGATAGTTTACAAGGGAACACATGATCATCCTAAACCTCAACCAAGCTGCCGATACTCTACCGGTACTGTTTTGTCTATTCAAGGAGAGAGATCTGATAAGGCTTCTATGGCTGGCCGAGATG ACAAAGCAACTGCTATGTATGGTCAGGTGTCTCATGCTGCTGAGCCCAACAGTACTCCAGAGTCATCACCTGTTGCAACAAATGATGATGGTTTAGAGGGTGTTGCCGGGTTTGTGTCAAATAGGACTAATGAAGAGGTTGATAATGACGATCCCTTCTCAAAGCGAAG cagaAAAATGGAACTTGGAAATGTTGACATCACTCCAGTAGTTAAGCCTATCCGGGAACCACGGGTTGTCGTACAAACTTTGAGTGAGGTTGACATATTGGATGATGGGTACCGCTGGCGTAAGTATGGCCAAAAGGTTGTGAGAGGCAATCCTAACCCAAG GAGCTATTACAAATGCACAAATGCTGGTTGCCCTGTCAGAAAACATGTGGAGAGGGCATCTCATGATCCAAAAGCAGTGATAACCACATATGAGGGTAAACACAATCATGATGTACCAGCTGCAAGGAATAGCAGCCATGACATGGCAGTACCAGCAGCTGCAGCAGGTGGACAGACAAGAACTAAGTTAGAAGAAAGTGATACCATTAGCCTTGACCTTGGAATGGGAATTAGCTCAGCTGCTGAACATAGGTCAAATGGGCAAGGGAAAATGCTGCATTCAGAGTTTGGGGACACACAAACTCATACTAGCAGTTCCAACTTCAAGTTTGTTCATACTACCTCAGCTCCAGTATACTTTGGTGTTCTACATAACAGCTCAAATCCCTTTGGTTCTAGAGACAATAGGAGTGATGGTCCATCTTTAAACCGTTCCTCATATCCATGCCCACAGAGCATGGGAAGAATACTAATGGGTCCATGA
- the LOC114385340 gene encoding zinc finger CCCH domain-containing protein 29-like: MCSDSKSKLSSPTLVVMENSNIQKQNLDGLYNSVLLELSASDDYEAFKREVEEKGLDVNEAGFWYGRRIGSKKMGSETRTPLMIASLFGSAKVLNYILLQKGGGVDVNRVCGSDRATALHCAVAGGSESSLEIVKLLLDAGADAECLDASGNKPVNLIAPAFDSLSKSRRKALEMFLRGGGERDELMSQEMELQMFSVPEKKEGSDNKKEYPVDISLPDINNGVYGTDEFRMYNFKVKPCSRAYSHDWTECPFVHPGENARRRDPRKYPYSCVPCPEFRKGTCQKGDSCEYAHGVFESWLHPAQYRTRLCKDETGCARKVCFFAHKPEELRPVYASTGSAMPSPKSYSASGLDMTAMSPLALSSTSLPMPTVSTPPMSPLAVASSPKSGSMWQNKINLTPPSLQLPGSRLKAALSARDLEMEMELLGLESPARQQQQQQQQLIEEIARISSPSFRSKEFNRIVDLNPTNLDDLLASADPSVFSQLHGLSVQPSTPTQSGLQMRQNMNHLRASYPSNIPSSPVRKPSAFGFDSSAAVATAVMNSRSAAFAKRSQSFIDRGAATHHLGLSSASNSSCRVSSTLSDWSSPTGKLDWGVNGDKLNKLRKSTSFGFRNSGVTASPIAQPEFGAEPDVSWVHSLVKDVPSERSEIFGAEKQQYDLSKEMLPPWMEQLYIEQEQMVA; encoded by the coding sequence ATGTGCAGTGATTCGAAAAGTAAACTTTCTTCCCCAACCCTCGTCGTCATGGAGAATAGTAACATTCAGAAGCAGAATCTGGATGGTCTCTACAACTCGGTTTTGCTTGAATTGTCTGCATCTGATGATTATGAAGCTTTCAAAAGAGAGGTGGAGGAAAAAGGCTTAGATGTGAACGAGGCAGGCTTTTGGTACGGTAGAAGAATTGGGTCAAAGAAGATGGGATCTGAAACGAGGACCCCTCTGATGATTGCTTCTTTGTTTGGAAGCGCTAAGGTGCTCAATTATATTCTTCTTCAGAAAGGAGGAGGTGTTGATGTGAACAGGGTCTGTGGTTCTGATAGGGCCACTGCTCTCCATTGTGCTGTTGCTGGTGGCTCCGAATCCTCACTTGAGATTGTCAAGCTCTTGCTTGATGCTGGGGCTGATGCTGAGTGCCTTGATGCGAGTGGCAACAAGCCGGTTAATCTGATTGCTCCTGCCTTTGATTCTTTGTCCAAATCGCGAAGGAAGGCTTTGGAGATGTTCCTCAGGGGTGGTGGGGAAAGAGATGAACTCATGAGCCAGGAGATGGAGCTACAGATGTTTTCTGTTccagagaaaaaagaaggaagtgaTAATAAGAAAGAATACCCTGTTGATATATCGCTGCCTGACATCAACAACGGTGTATATGGAACAGATGAGTTTAGGATGTACAACTTCAAGGTGAAGCCTTGCTCAAGGGCTTACTCCCATGACTGGACTGAGTGTCCATTCGTTCATCCAGGGGAGAATGCGAGGAGGAGAGACCCACGGAAATACCCTTACAGCTGTGTTCCTTGCCCTGAGTTTCGCAAAGGGACCTGCCAGAAGGGTGATTCCTGCGAGTATGCTCATGGTGTTTTTGAGTCCTGGCTACATCCCGCCCAATACCGGACAAGGCTTTGCAAGGATGAGACGGGCTGTGCTAGAAAAGTATGCTTCTTTGCTCACAAACCTGAAGAGCTACGCCCTGTGTATGCTTCCACTGGGTCGGCTATGCCATCACCAAAATCCTATTCAGCTAGTGGACTTGACATGACAGCGATGAGTCCATTGGCTCTTAGTTCCACATCTTTGCCGATGCCAACTGTTTCAACCCCACCCATGTCTCCCTTGGCAGTAGCTTCATCTCCCAAGAGTGGAAGCATGTGGCAGAACAAAATAAACCTTACTCCACCATCGTTGCAGCTCCCTGGTAGCCGACTGAAGGCTGCTTTGAGTGCCAGGGATCTGGAGATGGAGATGGAACTGCTCGGTCTAGAAAGCCCTGCTCGccaacaacagcagcagcagcaacaattGATCGAAGAGATTGCCAGGATCTCTTCCCCATCTTTCCGGAGCAAGGAATTCAATAGGATTGTTGATTTGAATCCTACTAACCTTGATGACCTGTTAGCATCTGCTGACCCTTCTGTATTTTCTCAACTACATGGACTTTCTGTGCAACCTTCAACACCCACACAAAGTGGGCTTCAGATGCGCCAAAACATGAACCACCTCCGTGCGAGTTATCCATCCAACATCCCTTCCTCTCCTGTGAGGAAGCCCTCAGCTTTTGGGTTTGACTCATCAGCTGCTGTGGCAACTGCAGTGATGAATTCTAGGTCTGCTGCCTTCGCAAAGCGAAGCCAAAGTTTCATTGATCGTGGAGCTGCAACCCACCATCTTGGGCTGTCTTCAGCTTCCAACTCTTCTTGCAGGGTATCCTCTACCCTTTCAGATTGGAGTTCCCCTACCGGGAAACTGGATTGGGGTGTAAACGGAGACAAGCTGAACAAGCTGAGGAAATCTACTTCCTTTGGATTCAGAAACAGTGGGGTAACTGCATCCCCCATAGCACAGCCTGAATTTGGTGCTGAGCCGGATGTCTCATGGGTTCATTCATTGGTTAAAGATGTTCCCTCCGAGAGGTCTGAGATATTTGGTGCTGAGAAGCAACAATATGATCTCAGTAAAGAGATGCTTCCACCATGGATGGAGCAGCTGTATATAGAGCAGGAGCAGATGGTAGCATGA
- the LOC114384942 gene encoding probable WRKY transcription factor 20 isoform X1, translating into MDGTTNSGEPRSSSVLQNTGASEDPNRSGSGQNSMARYKLMSPAKLPISRSPCITIPPGLSPTSFLESPVLLSNMKVEASPTTGSLRKLQQTMHGSMASAAFPVTTACFDTNTVDDRKSSFFEFKPLSRSNMVPADFNNHVSKQSTQVEGPGKTQSFASSPLVESEIAVPSNELSLSSPVQKVSSSASAPVDVDLDDINHKGNTATGLQASHVEVRGSGLSVAAEKTSDDGYNWRKYGQKLVKGSEFPRSYYKCTHPNCEVKKLFERSHDGQITEIVYKGTHDHPKPQPSCRYSTGTVLSIQGERSDKASMAGRDDKATAMYGQVSHAAEPNSTPESSPVATNDDGLEGVAGFVSNRTNEEVDNDDPFSKRSRKMELGNVDITPVVKPIREPRVVVQTLSEVDILDDGYRWRKYGQKVVRGNPNPRSYYKCTNAGCPVRKHVERASHDPKAVITTYEGKHNHDVPAARNSSHDMAVPAAAAGGQTRTKLEESDTISLDLGMGISSAAEHRSNGQGKMLHSEFGDTQTHTSSSNFKFVHTTSAPVYFGVLHNSSNPFGSRDNRSDGPSLNRSSYPCPQSMGRILMGP; encoded by the exons ATGGACGGCACCACCAACTCCGGCGAACCCCGCTCCAGTTCGGTGCTCCAAAATACTGGGGCATCCGAGGATCCGAATCGAAGCGGGTCGGGTCAGAATTCGATGGCGAGGTACAAGCTGATGTCACCGGCGAAGCTTCCGATCTCGAGGTCGCCGTGCATCACGATTCCTCCGGGGCTCAGTCCGACGTCGTTTCTGGAATCCCCGGTTCTTCTTTCCAACATGAAG GTGGAGGCTTCACCAACTACAGGGTCCCTCCGTAAGCTCCAACAAACAATGCATGGTTCTATGGCCTCTGCTGCATTTCCAGTAACCACTGCCTGCTTCGATACCAATACTGTTGATGACAGAAAATCAAGTTTCTTTGAGTTCAAACCACTCAGCAGATCTAATATG GTTCCTGCAGACTTCAACAACCATGTAAGTAAACAATCTACTCAAGTAGAAGGTCCAGGAAAAACTCAATCATTTGCTTCCTCACCATTAGTGGAAAGTGAGATAGCAGTTCCTTCTAATGAATTAAGCCTATCATCACCTGTACAAAAGGTTAGTTCTAGTGCTAGTGCTCCTGTTGATGTTGACTTGGATGACATTAACCACAAAGGCAACACAGCTACTGGGCTTCAAGCATCACATGTTGAGGTTAGAGGCAGTGGACTTTCAGTTGCAGCTGAGAAAACATCTGATGATGGATACAATTGGCGAAAATACGGGCAAAAGCTTGTTAAAGGAAGTGAATTTCCTCGCAGTTATTACAAATGTACACATCCCAACTGTGAagtgaaaaaactttttgagcGCTCTCATGATGGTCAAATCACTGAGATAGTTTACAAGGGAACACATGATCATCCTAAACCTCAACCAAGCTGCCGATACTCTACCGGTACTGTTTTGTCTATTCAAGGAGAGAGATCTGATAAGGCTTCTATGGCTGGCCGAGATG ACAAAGCAACTGCTATGTATGGTCAGGTGTCTCATGCTGCTGAGCCCAACAGTACTCCAGAGTCATCACCTGTTGCAACAAATGATGATGGTTTAGAGGGTGTTGCCGGGTTTGTGTCAAATAGGACTAATGAAGAGGTTGATAATGACGATCCCTTCTCAAAGCGAAG cagaAAAATGGAACTTGGAAATGTTGACATCACTCCAGTAGTTAAGCCTATCCGGGAACCACGGGTTGTCGTACAAACTTTGAGTGAGGTTGACATATTGGATGATGGGTACCGCTGGCGTAAGTATGGCCAAAAGGTTGTGAGAGGCAATCCTAACCCAAG GAGCTATTACAAATGCACAAATGCTGGTTGCCCTGTCAGAAAACATGTGGAGAGGGCATCTCATGATCCAAAAGCAGTGATAACCACATATGAGGGTAAACACAATCATGATGTACCAGCTGCAAGGAATAGCAGCCATGACATGGCAGTACCAGCAGCTGCAGCAGGTGGACAGACAAGAACTAAGTTAGAAGAAAGTGATACCATTAGCCTTGACCTTGGAATGGGAATTAGCTCAGCTGCTGAACATAGGTCAAATGGGCAAGGGAAAATGCTGCATTCAGAGTTTGGGGACACACAAACTCATACTAGCAGTTCCAACTTCAAGTTTGTTCATACTACCTCAGCTCCAGTATACTTTGGTGTTCTACATAACAGCTCAAATCCCTTTGGTTCTAGAGACAATAGGAGTGATGGTCCATCTTTAAACCGTTCCTCATATCCATGCCCACAGAGCATGGGAAGAATACTAATGGGTCCATGA
- the LOC114384928 gene encoding uncharacterized protein LOC114384928: MYKIENEFSEQKCTLCFLSLNFVHVTETTNSFTRSHSFCAHIFQSTQGGRGAKKEMHAMWVSLKDNVKCGNKLNDVIKQQTKCGKGSGYVAEKEKMNGYNRPLMETPTSLVVSRPSNTLGRLHELSVGDPSRKIVEMIFQKAWFNKSKPVKKVRTVLRVSYSEEVLERFEKYREYVKKVASEQNPRNPRSAVDGNELLQFYGTTMRCFQGKSAKKVHDLCKDPSCYLCQIIQFNFNTRYAEIHLNTSDKESRNRTTATARVHNVKKAAIICRIIAGTAVNEVDGEYEGSHSTGLGEMQFTLQKFVVKNPSSILPCFVIIFS; encoded by the exons atgtataaaattgaaaatgagtTTAGTGAACAAAAATGTACTCTTTGTTTTTTGTCCCTCAATTTTGTGCATGTTACTGAGACAACAAACTCGTTCACAAGAAGCCATTCCTTTTGTGCTCATATATTTCAATCCACACAGGGAGGAAGAGGAGCGAAAAAAGAGATGCATGCCATGTGGGTCTCCTTGAAGGATAATGTCAAATGTGGAAACAAGCTCAACGATGTAATCAAGCAGCAAACAAAATGCGGCAAAGGAAGTGGCTATGTTgcagaaaaggagaaaatgaaTGGATATAATAGACCTCTAATGGAAACTCCAACTAGCCTAGTGGTTTCAAGACCAAGCAACACACTGGGAAGGCTTCATG AGCTGAGTGTTGGAGACCCATCAAGAAAAATTGTGGAGATGATATTTCAAAAAGCTTGGTTTAACAAATCAAAGCCAGTGAAGAAGGTCAGAACAGTCCTCAGGGTGAGTTACTCAGAAGAAGTCCTTGAAAGGTTTGAGAAGTATAGAGAATATGTCAAGAAGGTGGCCTCTGAGCAAAATCCAAGGAATCCAAGGAGCGCAGTTGATGGGAACGAACTGTTGCAGTTCTATGGTACTACAATGAGATGTTTTCAAGGAAAATCTGCTAAGAAAGTTCATGATCTGTGTAAAGATCCATCTTGTTATCTTTGTCAAATAATTCAGTTTAATTTCAACACACGATATGCCGAGATTCACTTGAATACAAGTGACAAAGAGTCGAGAAACAGAACAACTGCCACTGCCAGAGTACATAATGTGAAAAAAGCTGCAATAATTTGCAGGATAATTGCTGGAACTGCAGTAAATGAAGTTGATGGTGAATATGAAGGGTCTCACTCAACTGGGTTGGGAGAAATGCAGTTTACCTTACAAAAATTTGTAGTAAAAAATCCCAGTTCTATTCTTCCttgttttgtaataattttcagCTAA
- the LOC114384927 gene encoding scarecrow-like protein 21, which produces MQMSQKHKMSYDSSRFSIEPAQNLGSCCFLQSGNLDYYSSSDNGSHATYPSVCIFEQYCTLESSTNNNFPSLNSPSTVSFSPNNSPVSKLQSKPNVLSSQNSLEIVNESLENKSFLTLNDDELRHKIRELESAMLGHDTDILDTYDTIIPEESDSFLKEAERWKRMMEMISRGDLKEMLCTCAKAVAGNDMETTEWLMSELRKMVSVSGNPIQRLGAYMLEALVARLASSGSTIYKVLKCKEPTGSELLSHMHLLYEICPYLKFGYMSANGAIAEVMKEESEVHIIDFQINQGIQWVSLIQAVAGRPGAPPKIRITGFDDSTSAYAREGGLEIVGARLSRLAQSYNVPFEFHAIRAAPTEVELKDLALQPGEAIAVNFAMMLHHVPDECVDSRNHRDRLVRLAKCLSPKIVTLVEQESHTNNLPFFPRFVETMNYYLAIFESIDVALPREHKERINVEQHCLAREVVNLIACEGAERVERHELLKKWRSRFTMAGFTPYPLNSFVTCSIKNLQQSYQGHYTLEERDGALCLGWMNQVLITSCAWR; this is translated from the coding sequence ATGCAAATGTCTCAGAAACATAAAATGTCCTATGACTCTAGCAGGTTCAGCATTGAGCCTGCGCAAAATCTGGGGTCATGTTGCTTCCTGCAAAGTGGGAACCTAGACTACTACTCATCCTCTGATAATGGTAGCCATGCAACCTACCCTTCTGTTTGTATTTTCGAACAATATTGCACCCTGGAATCTTCTACAAACAACAATTTCCCTTCCCTAAACTCTCCATCTACTGTCAGTTTCTCACCTAACAATAGCCCAGTCTCAAAGCTGCAGTCAAAACCAAATGTGTTGAGTTCACAGAATTCGCTTGAAATTGTTAATGAATCGCTAGAAAACAAATCTTTCTTGACACTTAACGATGATGAGCTGAGGCACAAGATAAGAGAGCTTGAAAGTGCTATGTTGGGACATGATACAGATATTCTGGATACTTATGATACCATAATTCCAGAAGAATCTGATTCATTTTTGAAAGAGGCAGAAAGGTGGAAGAGAATGATGGAAATGATATCTAGAGGGGATTTAAAAGAGATGCTTTGTACATGTGCAAAAGCAGTGGCAGGAAATGATATGGAGACAACTGAATGGTTGATGTCAGAGTTGCGTAAAATGGTCTCCGTCTCCGGCAATCCAATCCAACGATTGGGAGCATACATGTTGGAGGCTCTTGTTGCAAGGCTTGCCTCTTCAGGAAGCACAATCTAcaaagtcttgaaatgtaaagagcCTACTGGTAGTGAACTCCTTTCACACATGCATCTACTTTATGAAATCTGTCCATATCTCAAATTTGGTTACATGTCAGCAAATGGAGCTATTGCTGAAGTCATGAAGGAGGAAAGTGAAGTCCACATTATTGATTTTCAGATTAACCAGGGAATTCAGTGGGTAAGCCTAATCCAAGCTGTTGCTGGCAGACCTGGAGCACCCCCCAAGATTAGAATAACAGGTTTTGATGACTCCACTTCAGCTTATGCCAGGGAAGGAGGCCTTGAAATTGTTGGAGCAAGGTTATCAAGGCTTGCACAATCATATAATGTACCCTTTGAGTTCCATGCTATACGAGCTGCTCCCACTGAGGTTGAACTCAAAGATCTTGCACTTCAACCTGGTGAAGCTATTGCTGTGAACTTTGCCATGATGTTGCACCATGTTCCAGATGAATGTGTGGATAGTCGAAACCATCGTGACCGGTTGGTGAGATTGGCAAAGTGCTTGTCTCCTAAGATTGTGACACTTGTTGAGCAAGAATCACATACCAACAACCTCCCATTCTTCCCCCGTTTCGTTGAGACAATGAACTACTACTTGGCTATTTTTGAATCAATTGATGTTGCTCTGCCGAGGGAGCACAAAGAAAGGATTAATGTGGAGCAGCATTGTTTGGCTCGAGAAGTCGTCAACTTAATAGCATGTGAAGGGGCAGAAAGAGTGGAACGCCATGAGCTTCTGAAGAAGTGGAGATCACGTTTCACTATGGCCGGATTCACACCATATCCATTGAACTCCTTTGTTacttgttcaataaaaaatctTCAGCAAAGCTACCAAGGACATTACACTCTAGAAGAGAGAGATGGGGCTCTATGTCTTGGTTGGATGAATCAAGTTCTTATTACCTCTTGTGCTTGGAGGTGA